A genomic region of Alicyclobacillus sp. SO9 contains the following coding sequences:
- a CDS encoding glycosyltransferase translates to MVTISLCMIVKNEEDTLARCLDTVHDLVDEINIVDTGSEDKTVEIAKEYTERVFHFPWTGNFAEARNESFSHATMDYIFYMDADDVLLEEDRDKLKSLKESLNPAIDSVSMYYNAGMDSFGNVTLRYRRHRLLRREKNYKWYGDCHNYLNVAGNIMNSDVAVTHKSPPNKKSRIGRNLSIYQTKIERGDGFSPRDYFYYGNELRESGRHQEAIESYEKNLAMKEGWVDDKIHACINMADCYRILKDDSKELTSLLRSLEYGVPRPETLCRIGYHFHRQKKWQIAAYWYEQAINMKPDFNQWSFSYPAYSTWYPHLQLCVCYYYMGNFQKAWEHNEEAGKYRPEDTSVLHNRKLLESKLNMTPTTTEA, encoded by the coding sequence GTGGTTACTATCAGCCTTTGCATGATTGTGAAAAACGAAGAGGATACACTGGCGCGGTGCTTGGATACGGTTCACGATCTCGTTGATGAAATCAACATTGTGGATACGGGATCGGAGGATAAAACCGTTGAAATTGCCAAGGAGTATACCGAACGTGTTTTCCATTTTCCTTGGACAGGAAATTTCGCGGAGGCACGGAACGAATCCTTCAGCCATGCCACAATGGACTACATTTTCTATATGGATGCCGATGATGTGTTACTCGAGGAAGACCGTGACAAATTGAAATCTCTCAAGGAATCGCTAAACCCAGCTATAGACTCGGTTTCCATGTACTATAATGCCGGCATGGATTCCTTCGGAAATGTGACCCTTCGGTACCGCAGGCACAGATTGCTGAGGCGGGAGAAAAACTACAAATGGTACGGTGACTGCCATAATTATCTAAATGTAGCTGGTAACATCATGAATTCAGATGTTGCTGTGACACATAAGAGTCCACCGAACAAAAAATCGCGTATCGGCAGAAATCTCTCCATCTATCAAACGAAGATAGAGAGGGGAGACGGATTTTCCCCGCGCGATTACTTTTATTACGGCAACGAGCTCCGGGAAAGCGGCCGCCATCAGGAGGCTATTGAGAGTTACGAAAAAAATCTGGCTATGAAGGAAGGCTGGGTAGACGATAAGATACATGCTTGCATCAATATGGCGGACTGCTATCGTATCTTGAAAGACGATTCCAAGGAATTGACTTCCTTACTGCGGTCATTGGAATACGGGGTTCCGCGCCCGGAAACCTTGTGTCGCATCGGCTATCATTTTCATCGTCAGAAAAAGTGGCAAATTGCGGCATACTGGTATGAACAGGCCATAAATATGAAGCCGGACTTTAACCAGTGGAGCTTCAGCTATCCTGCGTATTCCACTTGGTATCCGCATCTGCAACTGTGTGTTTGTTATTACTACATGGGCAACTTTCAAAAGGCGTGGGAGCACAATGAGGAAGCAGGAAAATACCGGCCGGAAGATACAAGCGTACTTCACAACAGAAAACTGTTGGAATCGAAATTGAATATGACACCGACAACAACCGAGGCTTGA
- a CDS encoding Xaa-Pro peptidase family protein: MSLDAGIKERVAALQQILKENNTDVLVATSPANLYYFTGVWLETGERASALLLSSQHNPVWVVHEMFQHEAEGAQVSKKMWKDGDNPYQLIMESIDSNARYAVDGNWEARHVLQLMNADKASRTPVLGDDMITAARVCKDEAELRYLSRASEMADEVVSKIKGELSTAKTEGELTERLWQLWQEVGAEGMSFPPIVATGTNGAAPHHEPNETQLQENTTVIVDTGGVYQHYCSDTTRTFILGEPSDEMKKVYQLVLDAQKAGIAAAKPGVAAQEVDKACRKVITDGGYGTYFTHRTGHGVGLDIHEAPFVVGGNQQVLQPGMVMSVEPGIYIPGKFGVRIEDLIVIEEDGATSLNQAPKELQDVIVK; the protein is encoded by the coding sequence ATGAGTTTGGATGCTGGCATAAAGGAACGCGTTGCAGCGCTGCAACAGATACTGAAGGAGAATAATACTGATGTACTTGTGGCAACCTCCCCGGCCAACCTTTACTACTTTACAGGTGTATGGCTTGAAACCGGGGAGCGCGCCAGTGCATTACTTCTGTCGTCTCAGCACAATCCGGTTTGGGTAGTCCACGAAATGTTTCAACATGAAGCAGAGGGTGCACAAGTTTCAAAGAAGATGTGGAAAGACGGCGATAATCCGTATCAGTTAATTATGGAGTCTATCGACAGCAATGCTCGTTATGCTGTGGACGGGAACTGGGAAGCTCGTCATGTTTTACAGTTAATGAACGCAGATAAAGCTTCACGGACACCAGTTCTCGGGGATGACATGATTACGGCTGCCCGTGTCTGTAAGGATGAAGCAGAGTTAAGGTATTTGTCCCGTGCTTCAGAAATGGCAGATGAAGTGGTTTCAAAGATTAAGGGAGAACTATCGACAGCAAAAACAGAGGGAGAATTGACGGAACGTCTGTGGCAGTTATGGCAGGAAGTTGGAGCAGAGGGAATGTCATTTCCACCCATTGTGGCAACGGGTACAAACGGGGCAGCGCCGCATCACGAACCGAATGAAACGCAACTTCAGGAGAACACAACAGTGATTGTTGATACAGGTGGAGTTTATCAACATTATTGCAGTGATACGACCCGGACTTTTATTTTAGGTGAGCCTTCGGACGAGATGAAAAAGGTCTATCAATTGGTGTTGGACGCCCAAAAGGCAGGTATTGCGGCTGCTAAACCTGGGGTTGCTGCGCAAGAGGTGGACAAAGCCTGTCGGAAGGTGATTACGGACGGTGGCTACGGCACTTATTTCACGCATCGGACCGGGCACGGTGTAGGCTTGGATATTCACGAAGCGCCGTTTGTTGTGGGCGGCAATCAGCAGGTTTTGCAACCTGGAATGGTAATGAGCGTGGAACCGGGGATCTACATACCTGGGAAGTTCGGCGTACGAATCGAAGATTTGATTGTTATTGAAGAAGATGGGGCCACATCGCTAAACCAAGCTCCCAAAGAATTGCAAGATGTTATTGTGAAGTAA
- a CDS encoding DUF1811 family protein produces the protein MLYSDMTPSHLENEMKQLQQQGQRAYDEANWSEYEINMHKWYLAKSYLIQDNVHLKIGRTYSLAEAHDRLTVNKLKGIMAWGIRESDAEEIAVPIAMLEEYD, from the coding sequence ATGCTATATAGTGACATGACACCATCGCACCTGGAAAACGAAATGAAGCAATTGCAGCAACAAGGACAACGGGCATATGATGAAGCCAACTGGAGCGAATATGAAATTAATATGCATAAATGGTACCTTGCCAAATCTTATCTCATCCAGGATAACGTTCACTTGAAAATCGGTCGTACCTATTCCCTTGCGGAAGCCCACGATCGACTAACTGTGAACAAGCTTAAAGGCATAATGGCTTGGGGCATTCGAGAATCAGACGCGGAAGAAATCGCTGTCCCCATCGCTATGTTAGAAGAGTATGACTAA
- a CDS encoding YtrH family sporulation protein: MNGFLGQLLVDFLVAMGMVLGGALLGGIGAVFRHDYPMDTMVLLAERLKIWAMVSTLGGTMDTIRAIETGVLDAKFSVLGKQFTYLTAAFFGCQVGFWIIKAIAGGKAPSSI, from the coding sequence ATGAATGGTTTTCTAGGCCAACTCCTTGTCGATTTTCTAGTTGCCATGGGAATGGTTCTCGGAGGTGCCCTGCTAGGCGGAATTGGGGCTGTGTTTCGCCATGATTATCCTATGGATACCATGGTACTGCTGGCTGAACGGCTGAAAATTTGGGCCATGGTCAGCACTTTGGGCGGCACAATGGATACCATTCGGGCAATAGAAACCGGTGTCCTGGATGCAAAGTTCAGCGTTCTTGGCAAGCAGTTCACTTATCTGACCGCAGCCTTCTTCGGGTGCCAGGTCGGATTCTGGATTATTAAGGCCATAGCCGGCGGAAAGGCTCCGTCCTCCATATGA
- a CDS encoding DEAD/DEAH box helicase yields MTITGTEQPGVLTQEPLFVSGQYSPEKLWWKNGFASIHVENGTRHQVLELLKLLSPVDQSRLTLSSDQTVAMQADTFFDLLEQFQEPKAPVQKMIKLDENLKLFIRIQRWAFQIVRNYDVLAFAGLADMGTDQLVEEFLKLAYSGDEGWVQSGGMKNHVAAWVPALTDTYAQALRRLYITSADDYLKDSWNSRLPWKRDKHGQVIVDHWLCYCVDRFIQKCSVEIQQEDSDETSGSGFRIPYRGEQELIEAWQKGLGQKEKQPFSADRWLIWRMLKHTFSESGWKASTVTDTSGAGTCHLEMELLPPAANSSVSEWKLIWYIAHNHWPHRVPLSQWWEQEKRVIWIGHERLDRPDSWFLPLLRQAGEFSHLIERTLQQPAPAEVVIPPTELMPLIYDDLPKIAGLGVEFKYPDIETLETNDVRIRVQVKRAKSKGAQRGRQQSARTESWFDAQQIVDFDWTVVLGETEISRDEFQRMVEEQSPYIQLGGSWRLVPIQEIFEQLKSFQQFTQPESAQTNLLQFSRTVSLSNESPIDVEVEYESDAIVVKRWIEALRSAANPPKLPEPMGFHGELRHYQMLGFSWLIHLRKMGLGGCLADDMGLGKTIQILAYLMYLKEENQARGVHLLVCPTSLLQNWRSELTRFTPELRVHVHHGSARNNPQEDGILPLELAVPKVDLVMTTYATVVRDRELLSHFEWDALVVDEAQNIKNADTKQATAVRELSAFHSIALTGTPIENRLEELWSIMEFLNVGYLGNRSWFRRQFVSQVSHEPKGQAARRLQLLLQPVLLRRRKTDPSIQVELPEKWEVREYTGLTAEQAALYQSIVGQLWSGISSAASAMSRRGQILAALVRLKQLCDHPCLIAGGSNTVQRSAKLKILLDLVSDVVEEDEGALIFTQFRDMGELICEALEQRFGWKPRFLHGGLSASVRGEIVSAFQSRKDPSPVLVLSLKAGGVGLNLTRANHVFHFDRWWNPAVEDQATDRAFRIGQTKDVQVHKLVCSGTLEERIDKLITAKRTLSQAVVGESEGWITELNDGQLQSLFALDMESALEEDD; encoded by the coding sequence ATGACGATTACAGGCACTGAGCAACCAGGAGTTTTGACACAGGAACCGCTTTTCGTCAGCGGACAGTATTCGCCAGAAAAGCTGTGGTGGAAAAATGGCTTTGCAAGCATTCATGTTGAGAACGGAACCCGTCATCAAGTTCTCGAATTGCTGAAATTGTTGTCACCAGTGGATCAAAGCCGTCTGACCTTATCATCTGATCAGACAGTAGCCATGCAGGCGGACACTTTTTTCGACTTGTTAGAACAATTTCAAGAGCCTAAAGCCCCCGTCCAAAAGATGATTAAACTGGATGAGAATCTAAAACTGTTTATACGAATACAGAGATGGGCATTTCAAATTGTACGCAATTACGATGTATTGGCTTTTGCTGGGTTGGCAGATATGGGGACAGACCAACTTGTGGAAGAGTTTCTCAAGTTGGCGTATTCCGGTGACGAAGGCTGGGTGCAGTCAGGCGGAATGAAAAACCACGTTGCAGCCTGGGTACCGGCATTAACGGATACGTATGCGCAAGCTTTGCGAAGGCTTTACATCACAAGTGCAGATGATTACCTGAAAGATTCATGGAACTCTCGGCTTCCGTGGAAACGAGATAAGCACGGCCAAGTGATTGTTGATCACTGGCTGTGTTACTGCGTTGATAGATTTATCCAAAAATGTTCTGTGGAAATTCAGCAGGAAGACAGCGATGAAACATCCGGCAGCGGTTTTCGTATCCCTTATCGGGGGGAACAGGAACTGATTGAAGCTTGGCAGAAAGGACTCGGTCAAAAGGAGAAACAGCCTTTTTCTGCGGACCGTTGGTTGATTTGGAGGATGTTGAAACACACATTTTCCGAGAGCGGATGGAAGGCGTCTACTGTCACAGATACTTCCGGTGCAGGTACCTGCCATTTGGAGATGGAATTGTTACCTCCGGCCGCAAATTCGTCCGTTTCTGAGTGGAAACTAATCTGGTACATTGCACACAATCACTGGCCGCATCGGGTACCTCTATCTCAGTGGTGGGAGCAGGAAAAACGTGTGATATGGATTGGACACGAACGGCTTGACAGGCCGGACAGCTGGTTTTTGCCGTTACTAAGGCAAGCGGGAGAATTTTCTCACTTAATTGAACGGACCTTGCAACAACCGGCTCCTGCTGAAGTTGTGATTCCACCTACTGAATTGATGCCCTTGATTTATGACGACTTACCGAAAATTGCTGGTCTTGGTGTTGAATTCAAATACCCTGATATTGAAACTTTAGAAACAAATGATGTGCGGATTCGGGTGCAAGTTAAGCGTGCGAAATCCAAGGGAGCCCAACGCGGTCGACAGCAGTCTGCACGGACGGAGAGTTGGTTCGATGCACAGCAAATTGTCGATTTTGACTGGACAGTTGTTCTTGGCGAAACGGAAATCTCCAGAGATGAATTTCAACGAATGGTGGAGGAACAGTCTCCATACATTCAGTTGGGCGGTTCGTGGAGACTCGTTCCAATTCAGGAGATTTTCGAGCAATTGAAGTCGTTCCAGCAGTTTACTCAGCCTGAATCTGCACAGACAAACTTGCTGCAGTTTTCTAGGACAGTTTCTTTAAGCAACGAGTCTCCAATTGATGTGGAAGTGGAATACGAGTCGGATGCCATTGTTGTAAAGCGTTGGATTGAAGCTTTACGTAGTGCGGCAAATCCGCCCAAATTACCTGAACCAATGGGTTTTCACGGGGAACTGCGTCACTATCAGATGCTTGGTTTTTCCTGGTTGATTCATTTGCGGAAAATGGGTCTGGGCGGTTGTTTGGCTGATGATATGGGGTTGGGGAAGACCATTCAAATTTTGGCCTATTTGATGTATTTGAAAGAAGAAAATCAGGCCCGGGGCGTCCATTTGTTGGTATGCCCTACTTCTTTGTTGCAGAACTGGCGTTCTGAATTGACCCGGTTTACGCCGGAACTGAGGGTGCATGTACACCACGGATCAGCGCGAAATAATCCGCAGGAAGACGGTATCCTACCTTTGGAACTGGCTGTTCCAAAGGTAGATTTGGTCATGACAACCTATGCAACGGTTGTCCGTGACAGGGAGTTGTTGTCCCATTTTGAATGGGACGCTTTGGTTGTGGATGAAGCACAAAACATTAAAAATGCAGATACAAAACAGGCTACAGCAGTACGTGAGTTATCAGCGTTCCATTCAATTGCCTTAACGGGAACGCCAATAGAAAACCGTTTGGAAGAGCTGTGGTCGATTATGGAATTTCTGAATGTCGGATATCTTGGAAACAGAAGTTGGTTTCGTCGTCAATTTGTAAGTCAAGTGTCACATGAACCGAAAGGGCAGGCGGCCAGACGATTACAATTGTTGCTGCAGCCGGTGCTCTTGAGAAGAAGGAAAACCGATCCGAGTATTCAGGTAGAACTGCCTGAGAAATGGGAGGTCCGAGAATATACCGGTTTGACAGCGGAACAGGCTGCCTTGTATCAGTCAATTGTAGGGCAACTGTGGTCAGGGATTTCTTCTGCAGCTTCTGCGATGTCCCGCAGAGGACAAATTTTGGCAGCTTTAGTCCGATTGAAGCAGTTATGTGATCATCCTTGTTTGATTGCGGGAGGCAGTAATACCGTACAACGTTCTGCAAAGCTGAAAATACTGCTGGATTTGGTCTCTGATGTGGTGGAAGAAGATGAAGGTGCTTTAATTTTTACCCAGTTCCGCGACATGGGTGAATTAATATGCGAGGCGTTGGAACAGCGATTTGGTTGGAAACCGCGTTTTCTGCATGGAGGGTTGAGTGCGAGTGTCCGCGGTGAAATTGTTTCTGCATTTCAATCAAGGAAAGATCCATCGCCAGTGCTTGTATTGTCGCTAAAGGCAGGCGGTGTAGGCTTAAATTTAACGAGAGCCAACCACGTGTTTCACTTTGACAGATGGTGGAATCCTGCTGTTGAAGACCAGGCGACAGACAGAGCCTTCCGAATTGGGCAAACAAAGGATGTACAAGTTCACAAATTAGTTTGTTCAGGCACACTTGAAGAACGAATTGATAAATTAATTACGGCCAAAAGAACCTTGTCCCAAGCAGTAGTTGGAGAGTCAGAAGGTTGGATTACAGAGCTCAATGACGGCCAGTTGCAATCTTTGTTTGCTTTGGATATGGAATCTGCCTTGGAGGAGGATGACTAA